A single Phoenix dactylifera cultivar Barhee BC4 chromosome 1, palm_55x_up_171113_PBpolish2nd_filt_p, whole genome shotgun sequence DNA region contains:
- the LOC103716188 gene encoding serine/threonine-protein kinase CTR1 isoform X1: protein MPQPRWLPPCPLDPSNAQLLSEHVTPSQCDLYPPTGSNSPLLPPRHRLPPAVPKARRVFLPSRPRPAADEARRPVLQPDGGWELTVPVAVDMIDDQDVVPLQRLSSDGGSSSFGGSLFTMDGNVLSGTTTTGDGSSFMVDGGELKDEPGDRKWAQRARESYYLQLSLAARLTSQAFLADQPDLLPESAQEICGVSSDSDTVSYRLWVNGCLSFSDKISDGFYNILGMDPHLWAMCNESDEGRRIPLLMSLKAVDPAESSLEVVLVDRHGDSGLMKLENRALELYYASGITLELVKKLARLVSDSMGGAFKTEQGDLYRQWKRHSKQLRNNQQCIVISIGSLSFGLCRHRAILFKELADYIGLPCRIAQGCKYCSSAHPSSCLIKIDDGKKSLREYVVDLLGEPGNVHDPDSSINGNLLSSVPSPFQVSCSVGCQNYYSAETPWNQMLVQEHAGALVANAHYSGILDAVARTSIHRNTKVVENKDFVQEAYQKGIASSCSQFTKNWNDASEIQVSRQLEWRETGVKGENSKGPSRVAIPRHLSLEPSLVMDWLEISWDELEIKERIGAGSFGTVYRAEWHGSDVAVKVLADQDFHEDQQEFLREVAIMKRVRHPNVVLFMGAVTKRPHLSIVTEYLPRGSLYHLINRAAAGEILDLRRRLRMALDVAKGINYLHCLNPPIVHWDLKSPNLLVDKNWSVKVCDFGLSRFKATTFISSKSVAGTPEWMAPEFLRGEPSNEKSDVYSFGVILWELLTMQQPWRGLSPAQVVGAVAFQNRRLTIPQNICPLLAALVESCCADDPRQRPSFSSIVDTLKKLVKSPMPSARMGAP, encoded by the exons ATGCCCCAACCCCGATGGCTCCCCCCGTGCCCCCTCGATCCTTCCAACGCCCAATTGCTTTCTGAGCACGTCACACCCTCCCAATGCGATCTATATCCGCCTACAGGATCCAATTCCCCCCTCTTGCCCCCCCGACATCGCCTGCCGCCGGCCGTCCCCAAGGCACGCCGGGTCTTCCTTCCCTCCCGCCCGCGGCCGGCCGCCGACGAGGCCCGCCGCCCCGTGCTCCAACCCGATGGCGGATGGGAATTGACCGTTCCCGTGGCGGTGGATATGATCGATGACCAGGACGTGGTGCCGCTGCAGCGGCTGTCGAGTGATGGTGGGAGTAGTAGCTTTGGTGGGAGCTTGTTCACGATGGATGGGAACGTGCTATCGGGGACGACGACGACAGGGGATGGAAGCAGCTTTATGGTAGATGGCGGGGAGTTGAAGGACGAGCCCGGTGATCGGAAGTGGGCGCAGAGAGCGAGGGAGAGCTACTATCTGCAGCTCTCGCTTGCTGCTCGGCTGACGTCGCAGGCGTTCTTGGCGGACCAGCCGGACCTGCTTCCGGAGAGCGCGCAGGAGATTTGTGGAGTCTCGTCAGATTCGGACACCGTGTCATATCGTCTCTGG GTAAATGGTTGCTTGTCATTTTCCGATAAGATATCTGATGGGTTTTATAACATATTGGGAATGGATCCACACTTGTGGGCCATGTGCAATGAATCAGATGAAGGAAGGAGAATACCCTTGTTGATGTCACTTAAAGCAGTTGATCCTGCTGAGTCATCATTGGAAGTTGTCCTCGTTGACAGACATGGCGATTCTGGCCTTATGAAACTTGAAAATAGAGCTCTAGAGCTGTATTATGCATCTGGAATTACCTTAGAGCTTGTAAAAAAGCTTGCCAGACTTGTTTCAGATTCTATGGG GGGTGCATTCAAAACAGAGCAAGGCGATCTCTATAGGCAATGGAAAAGACATAGTAAACAGTTGAGAAACAATCAACAGTGCATTGTTATCTCAATAGGTAGCCTGTCTTTCGGCCTTTGTAGGCACCGTGCCATTCTTTTCAAG GAACTGGCTGACTACATAGGTTTACCATGCCGGATAGCTCAAGGTTGCAAGTATTGTTCTTCAGCGCATCCTTCTTCTTGTCTTATCAAAATTGATGATGGGAAGAAATCATTACG GGAGTATGTGGTAGATCTACTTGGTGAACCAGGAAATGTCCATGATCCAGATTCATCCATCAATGGGAACTTACTCTCATCTGTGCCTTCACCATTCCAAGTTTCTTGCTCGGTAGGTTGCCAAAATTATTATAGTGCTGAGACTCCATGGAATCAGATGCTAGTTCAAGAACATGCAGGTGCCCTTGTTGCAAATGCTCATTATTCag GTATCTTGGATGCAGTTGCAAGAACCTCTATACACAGAAATACCAAGGTTGTTGAGAACAAAGATTTTGTTCAAGAAGCTTATCAGAAAGGTATTGCTTCGAGCTGTAGTCAATTCACAAAGAATTGGAATGACGCATCTGAAATACAAGTATCCCGACAACTGGAATGGAGGGAAACTGGAGTTAAGGGTGAGAATAGCAAGGGTCCTTCAAGAGTCGCCATACCAAGACACTTGAGTCTTGAACCTTCTCTTGTCATGGACTGGCTTGAGATATCCTGGGACGAATTGGAAATCAAGGAGCGCATTGGTGCTG GTTCATTTGGAACTGTGTACCGTGCTGAATGGCATGGATCG GATGTTGCAGTGAAGGTTCTTGCTGACCAAGATTTTCATGAAGATCAGCAGGAGTTTCTAAGAGAG GTTGCAATAATGAAGCGTGTTCGACATCCAAATGTTGTACTTTTCATGGGTGCTGTCACCAAACGCCCTCATTTGTCAATAGTGACGGAATATCTGCCAAG GGGTAGTCTTTACCATCTGATAAATAGAGCAGCCGCGGGAGAAATTTTGGACCTGCGACGTCGATTGCGTATGGCACTAGATGTG GCCAAAGGCATCAATTATCTCCATTGCCTCAATCCTCCTATCGTTCATTGGGATCTTAAATCTCCTAATTTGTTGGTAGATAAGAATTGGTCCGTGAAG GTCTGTGATTTTGGTTTATCCAGATTCAAGGCAACCACTTTTATATCCTCAAAATCTGTTGCTGGAACG CCTGAATGGATGGCCCCAGAATTTCTCCGGGGAGAGCCATCAAATGAGAAATCTGATGTTTATAGCTTTGGAGTGATCCTATGGGAGCTTCTTACAATGCAGCAACCTTGGAGAGGTCTTAGTCCAGCACAG GTAGTTGGAGCAGTTGCATTTCAGAACAGAAGGCTCACAATCCCTCAAAATATTTGTCCTCTGTTAGCCGCTCTTGTGGAATCATGCTGCGCTGA TGATCCCAGACAGCGGCCCTCCTTCTCAAGCATTGTCGATACACTGAAGAAGTTGGTGAAGTCACCGATGCCATCAGCACGGATGGGCGCCCCGTGA
- the LOC103716188 gene encoding serine/threonine-protein kinase CTR1 isoform X2 has protein sequence MPQPRWLPPCPLDPSNAQLLSEHVTPSQCDLYPPTGSNSPLLPPRHRLPPAVPKARRVFLPSRPRPAADEARRPVLQPDGGWELTVPVAVDMIDDQDVVPLQRLSSDGGSSSFGGSLFTMDGNVLSGTTTTGDGSSFMVDGGELKDEPGDRKWAQRARESYYLQLSLAARLTSQAFLADQPDLLPESAQEICGVSSDSDTVSYRLWVNGCLSFSDKISDGFYNILGMDPHLWAMCNESDEGRRIPLLMSLKAVDPAESSLEVVLVDRHGDSGLMKLENRALELYYASGITLELVKKLARLVSDSMGGAFKTEQGDLYRQWKRHSKQLRNNQQCIVISIGSLSFGLCRHRAILFKELADYIGLPCRIAQGCKYCSSAHPSSCLIKIDDGKKSLREYVVDLLGEPGNVHDPDSSINGNLLSSVPSPFQVSCSVGCQNYYSAETPWNQMLVQEHAGALVANAHYSVARTSIHRNTKVVENKDFVQEAYQKGIASSCSQFTKNWNDASEIQVSRQLEWRETGVKGENSKGPSRVAIPRHLSLEPSLVMDWLEISWDELEIKERIGAGSFGTVYRAEWHGSDVAVKVLADQDFHEDQQEFLREVAIMKRVRHPNVVLFMGAVTKRPHLSIVTEYLPRGSLYHLINRAAAGEILDLRRRLRMALDVAKGINYLHCLNPPIVHWDLKSPNLLVDKNWSVKVCDFGLSRFKATTFISSKSVAGTPEWMAPEFLRGEPSNEKSDVYSFGVILWELLTMQQPWRGLSPAQVVGAVAFQNRRLTIPQNICPLLAALVESCCADDPRQRPSFSSIVDTLKKLVKSPMPSARMGAP, from the exons ATGCCCCAACCCCGATGGCTCCCCCCGTGCCCCCTCGATCCTTCCAACGCCCAATTGCTTTCTGAGCACGTCACACCCTCCCAATGCGATCTATATCCGCCTACAGGATCCAATTCCCCCCTCTTGCCCCCCCGACATCGCCTGCCGCCGGCCGTCCCCAAGGCACGCCGGGTCTTCCTTCCCTCCCGCCCGCGGCCGGCCGCCGACGAGGCCCGCCGCCCCGTGCTCCAACCCGATGGCGGATGGGAATTGACCGTTCCCGTGGCGGTGGATATGATCGATGACCAGGACGTGGTGCCGCTGCAGCGGCTGTCGAGTGATGGTGGGAGTAGTAGCTTTGGTGGGAGCTTGTTCACGATGGATGGGAACGTGCTATCGGGGACGACGACGACAGGGGATGGAAGCAGCTTTATGGTAGATGGCGGGGAGTTGAAGGACGAGCCCGGTGATCGGAAGTGGGCGCAGAGAGCGAGGGAGAGCTACTATCTGCAGCTCTCGCTTGCTGCTCGGCTGACGTCGCAGGCGTTCTTGGCGGACCAGCCGGACCTGCTTCCGGAGAGCGCGCAGGAGATTTGTGGAGTCTCGTCAGATTCGGACACCGTGTCATATCGTCTCTGG GTAAATGGTTGCTTGTCATTTTCCGATAAGATATCTGATGGGTTTTATAACATATTGGGAATGGATCCACACTTGTGGGCCATGTGCAATGAATCAGATGAAGGAAGGAGAATACCCTTGTTGATGTCACTTAAAGCAGTTGATCCTGCTGAGTCATCATTGGAAGTTGTCCTCGTTGACAGACATGGCGATTCTGGCCTTATGAAACTTGAAAATAGAGCTCTAGAGCTGTATTATGCATCTGGAATTACCTTAGAGCTTGTAAAAAAGCTTGCCAGACTTGTTTCAGATTCTATGGG GGGTGCATTCAAAACAGAGCAAGGCGATCTCTATAGGCAATGGAAAAGACATAGTAAACAGTTGAGAAACAATCAACAGTGCATTGTTATCTCAATAGGTAGCCTGTCTTTCGGCCTTTGTAGGCACCGTGCCATTCTTTTCAAG GAACTGGCTGACTACATAGGTTTACCATGCCGGATAGCTCAAGGTTGCAAGTATTGTTCTTCAGCGCATCCTTCTTCTTGTCTTATCAAAATTGATGATGGGAAGAAATCATTACG GGAGTATGTGGTAGATCTACTTGGTGAACCAGGAAATGTCCATGATCCAGATTCATCCATCAATGGGAACTTACTCTCATCTGTGCCTTCACCATTCCAAGTTTCTTGCTCGGTAGGTTGCCAAAATTATTATAGTGCTGAGACTCCATGGAATCAGATGCTAGTTCAAGAACATGCAGGTGCCCTTGTTGCAAATGCTCATTATTCag TTGCAAGAACCTCTATACACAGAAATACCAAGGTTGTTGAGAACAAAGATTTTGTTCAAGAAGCTTATCAGAAAGGTATTGCTTCGAGCTGTAGTCAATTCACAAAGAATTGGAATGACGCATCTGAAATACAAGTATCCCGACAACTGGAATGGAGGGAAACTGGAGTTAAGGGTGAGAATAGCAAGGGTCCTTCAAGAGTCGCCATACCAAGACACTTGAGTCTTGAACCTTCTCTTGTCATGGACTGGCTTGAGATATCCTGGGACGAATTGGAAATCAAGGAGCGCATTGGTGCTG GTTCATTTGGAACTGTGTACCGTGCTGAATGGCATGGATCG GATGTTGCAGTGAAGGTTCTTGCTGACCAAGATTTTCATGAAGATCAGCAGGAGTTTCTAAGAGAG GTTGCAATAATGAAGCGTGTTCGACATCCAAATGTTGTACTTTTCATGGGTGCTGTCACCAAACGCCCTCATTTGTCAATAGTGACGGAATATCTGCCAAG GGGTAGTCTTTACCATCTGATAAATAGAGCAGCCGCGGGAGAAATTTTGGACCTGCGACGTCGATTGCGTATGGCACTAGATGTG GCCAAAGGCATCAATTATCTCCATTGCCTCAATCCTCCTATCGTTCATTGGGATCTTAAATCTCCTAATTTGTTGGTAGATAAGAATTGGTCCGTGAAG GTCTGTGATTTTGGTTTATCCAGATTCAAGGCAACCACTTTTATATCCTCAAAATCTGTTGCTGGAACG CCTGAATGGATGGCCCCAGAATTTCTCCGGGGAGAGCCATCAAATGAGAAATCTGATGTTTATAGCTTTGGAGTGATCCTATGGGAGCTTCTTACAATGCAGCAACCTTGGAGAGGTCTTAGTCCAGCACAG GTAGTTGGAGCAGTTGCATTTCAGAACAGAAGGCTCACAATCCCTCAAAATATTTGTCCTCTGTTAGCCGCTCTTGTGGAATCATGCTGCGCTGA TGATCCCAGACAGCGGCCCTCCTTCTCAAGCATTGTCGATACACTGAAGAAGTTGGTGAAGTCACCGATGCCATCAGCACGGATGGGCGCCCCGTGA